Proteins encoded together in one Lysinibacillus sp. FSL K6-0232 window:
- a CDS encoding beta-propeller domain-containing protein → MKNKWLAILLIIVLAIVPGIFTWAVTTDVTAKAANTSMAAKDWRVSFSVALKKNKIIEDYVYVTTDKGKKVSATIELLEDQKTLVVKNTKPGKYQLHVKKEAFAQGGLKITSQVIPFTIIETLTAVKSEQELEQYFKQLLTNRKHEVQLEREESSPMESREDKATANSESSTNNQVEGVEEGDIVVVKDGYIYAIKDQGITVVNAKDPNNLKLVKTIKFKENQYITKLALYNNLLIAIGDEYIQKEGTSMVKASLYDITNPEKPKHIRDIGQEGYLQDIRITNDTLYLIGSMQPNYWLLQEEKAVDLKPRTFDSAEGKAFKSLPLEKISILPNTMEDTYSLITAIDLKNGGKATVNTKGYLGGSSGLYMSENALYLTAPIYEENTVSPANGRMTDMIWIPRAADTQIFKWFVDGTALDFAGSAEVKGTVLNQYSMDEYKGNFRIFTTEGNTWDEKSTSRNHLFILDEHLQQIGAVKDLAPGERIYSARFMEEKAYVVTFKQVDPLFVIDVANPNKPTVLGELKIPGFSNYLHPLDDTHLIGIGYDTEQRYDAYSKRNFTVTTNMKMSLFDVSDFKNPKEQSTVKIGGKGSYSEVQHNPKALFRNAEYSYFGFPVVLYEAGQNDNIIYKGQGAQIYEITANKGITLKGNLINASTGEQYENWEQTVQRVVYSNDTLYTIARNEIKSYQLKDFKPLDTLTIK, encoded by the coding sequence ATGAAAAATAAATGGTTAGCTATTCTGTTGATCATTGTGTTAGCAATAGTGCCAGGCATTTTTACATGGGCTGTCACAACAGATGTTACAGCAAAAGCTGCTAACACAAGTATGGCTGCAAAGGATTGGCGAGTATCCTTTTCAGTAGCTTTAAAGAAAAATAAAATTATAGAAGATTATGTTTATGTCACAACAGATAAGGGCAAAAAAGTATCTGCGACAATTGAGCTGCTGGAAGATCAGAAAACATTAGTTGTCAAAAATACGAAGCCGGGTAAATATCAATTACACGTAAAAAAAGAGGCATTTGCTCAAGGTGGCCTTAAGATCACCTCACAAGTTATTCCGTTTACAATTATCGAAACATTAACAGCGGTAAAATCTGAACAAGAGCTAGAGCAATATTTTAAACAGCTACTAACAAATAGAAAACATGAAGTGCAGTTGGAACGGGAAGAAAGTTCCCCCATGGAAAGTAGAGAAGATAAAGCAACTGCAAATAGCGAATCTTCTACAAACAATCAGGTAGAGGGTGTTGAAGAAGGCGATATTGTTGTTGTCAAAGATGGCTATATTTATGCCATTAAAGATCAAGGCATTACTGTTGTTAATGCAAAAGACCCGAACAATTTAAAATTAGTGAAAACAATTAAATTTAAAGAAAATCAGTATATAACGAAGCTTGCATTGTACAACAACTTATTAATCGCTATTGGGGATGAGTATATCCAAAAAGAAGGCACAAGCATGGTGAAGGCCTCTCTTTATGATATTACAAATCCAGAAAAGCCAAAGCATATACGTGATATCGGGCAAGAGGGGTACTTACAAGATATTCGTATTACAAATGATACATTGTATTTAATTGGAAGTATGCAGCCGAATTATTGGCTATTGCAAGAAGAAAAAGCAGTAGATTTAAAACCAAGAACTTTTGATAGTGCAGAAGGCAAAGCGTTTAAAAGTCTTCCTTTAGAGAAAATCTCCATTTTACCAAATACAATGGAGGACACATACAGCTTAATTACAGCAATTGATTTAAAAAATGGTGGGAAGGCGACTGTTAATACAAAGGGTTATTTAGGTGGTAGTAGTGGGCTGTATATGTCAGAGAATGCACTATATTTAACAGCTCCAATTTATGAAGAAAATACTGTTTCTCCTGCAAATGGACGTATGACAGATATGATATGGATTCCACGAGCAGCAGATACGCAAATTTTTAAATGGTTTGTAGACGGTACAGCATTGGACTTTGCTGGAAGCGCTGAGGTAAAGGGTACAGTGTTAAATCAATATTCTATGGATGAGTATAAAGGAAACTTCCGTATTTTCACGACAGAGGGTAATACATGGGATGAGAAAAGTACATCACGTAACCATCTCTTTATTTTAGATGAGCATTTACAGCAGATTGGTGCGGTGAAGGACTTAGCACCCGGGGAAAGAATCTATTCCGCTCGCTTTATGGAGGAAAAAGCGTATGTGGTAACATTTAAGCAGGTGGACCCACTGTTTGTTATTGACGTAGCAAATCCAAATAAGCCAACAGTATTAGGGGAGTTGAAAATTCCTGGCTTTAGTAATTACCTACATCCATTAGATGATACGCATTTAATTGGTATTGGCTATGATACAGAGCAACGCTATGATGCATATTCGAAGCGTAATTTTACGGTGACAACAAATATGAAAATGTCACTGTTTGATGTTTCAGATTTCAAAAATCCAAAGGAGCAGTCAACCGTAAAAATTGGAGGAAAGGGCTCGTATTCTGAGGTACAGCACAATCCCAAGGCTCTCTTCCGAAACGCGGAATATAGCTATTTCGGCTTCCCAGTCGTGCTGTATGAGGCAGGTCAGAATGATAATATTATTTACAAAGGTCAGGGTGCTCAAATTTATGAAATTACAGCTAATAAGGGTATCACATTAAAAGGAAATCTTATTAATGCCTCTACTGGTGAACAGTATGAAAATTGGGAGCAGACAGTACAACGAGTTGTTTATAGCAACGATACCCTTTATACAATAGCGCGTAACGAGATTAAGAGCTACCAGCTAAAAGACTTTAAACCTCTTGACACATTAACAATTAAATAA
- a CDS encoding polysaccharide deacetylase family protein: MQERRRRRGPIIDFLLLGLIVSLTTVILVIILSKDEFKFQKINASEEADTESVNSNLSTEGSAFPGIRIVTDVSNDKRTPFAIHYPQTDNDAFNDVVLQYISDSKENYLASMKKNKDKEAMGELNISFETFPYREHYYSFVLTKMLYLGGANHEVSMKTFFINNETGEQISIQTLLQNDENNLSTLAANVRKDLQKNLQIKDELLDEELLKATEPKWSNFERFAIVDDALQFYFDEYEIASGAAGAPIVKLPLSLINPLLASDFQIAMENVQPTTPAPTGDPNKKRIALTFDDGPHPKVTEQILNILDKYHAKATFFMLGSRVQYYPDIANDVLARGHEVGNHTWNHPVLTKLTQEQVMKEYNATSAEIEKAIHQGATVFRPPYGATNDAINAEIPIPVVLWTIDTLDWKHRNAQQLLPNIKNNLHNNAIVLMHDIHQSTADGLDAALAYLQEQGYEFVTVSEILPYRQ, encoded by the coding sequence ATGCAGGAGCGCAGAAGAAGACGCGGCCCAATAATAGACTTCTTATTACTTGGCCTTATTGTTTCATTAACAACGGTTATCCTTGTTATTATCCTATCAAAGGATGAATTCAAGTTTCAAAAAATTAATGCCTCAGAGGAAGCCGATACTGAATCGGTTAATAGTAATTTATCAACAGAAGGCTCTGCATTTCCAGGAATACGAATTGTGACAGATGTTTCGAATGATAAACGTACACCTTTTGCTATTCACTACCCGCAAACAGATAATGATGCGTTTAATGATGTCGTATTACAATACATATCGGATTCAAAAGAAAACTATCTAGCGTCTATGAAAAAAAATAAAGATAAAGAAGCTATGGGTGAGTTAAATATTAGCTTTGAAACGTTCCCATATCGAGAGCATTACTATTCCTTTGTGCTAACAAAAATGCTGTACTTAGGTGGAGCAAATCACGAAGTTTCAATGAAAACGTTCTTTATTAACAATGAAACAGGAGAGCAAATTTCTATTCAAACATTACTGCAAAATGATGAAAATAATTTATCCACATTAGCGGCAAATGTGCGAAAAGATTTGCAAAAAAATCTCCAAATAAAGGATGAACTATTGGATGAAGAGCTACTGAAAGCGACTGAGCCAAAATGGTCTAATTTTGAGCGCTTTGCTATTGTAGATGATGCGCTGCAATTTTATTTTGACGAATATGAGATTGCAAGCGGAGCAGCTGGTGCACCAATTGTTAAGCTACCTCTTTCATTGATTAATCCGTTGTTAGCCTCTGATTTTCAAATTGCTATGGAAAACGTTCAGCCAACAACCCCAGCACCTACTGGTGATCCCAATAAAAAACGTATTGCCCTCACTTTTGATGATGGCCCACATCCTAAGGTGACTGAGCAAATTTTAAATATTCTTGATAAATATCACGCAAAAGCAACCTTCTTTATGCTCGGTAGTCGTGTACAATACTACCCTGATATTGCCAATGATGTCCTTGCACGTGGTCATGAGGTAGGCAATCATACATGGAACCATCCTGTCTTAACAAAGTTAACACAAGAGCAAGTCATGAAGGAATATAATGCTACATCGGCTGAAATAGAAAAGGCGATTCATCAAGGAGCGACTGTTTTTAGACCGCCATATGGGGCAACGAATGATGCCATTAATGCGGAAATTCCTATACCTGTCGTGCTATGGACAATTGATACTTTAGACTGGAAACATCGCAATGCACAACAGCTATTACCAAATATAAAAAATAATTTACACAATAATGCAATTGTCTTAATGCATGACATTCACCAATCAACTGCGGATGGTCTTGATGCTGCACTTGCTTATTTACAAGAGCAAGGCTATGAATTTGTGACAGTTTCAGAGATTTTACCATATCGTCAATAA
- a CDS encoding threonine/serine exporter family protein — translation MVLQEADNELTIDCLLLAGRIMIEGGAETYRVEDTMLRMAKSQNMTDAQCYATPTGIIFSLGKTQPTRITSISKRVTDLQKIALVNSVSRRLTSHMITLEEAYDELKSIQKTNYFLPTYLQVIAAALASGCFLIMFQGEWSDFPIACLAGGLGFLMLIITNHLTKVKFFSEFTASLVIGLIAFFAEKYGYSTEIDKIIISSVMPLVPGILITNAVRDLMAGHFMSGMAKGAEAFLTAFAIGAAIAVTLGF, via the coding sequence ATGGTCTTACAAGAAGCGGATAATGAACTTACGATTGACTGTTTGTTGCTTGCAGGGCGTATTATGATTGAAGGTGGTGCAGAAACATATCGTGTAGAAGATACGATGTTGCGGATGGCTAAATCTCAAAATATGACAGATGCACAATGTTATGCCACACCAACCGGAATCATTTTTTCATTAGGCAAGACACAGCCAACGAGAATTACATCGATTTCTAAAAGGGTTACAGATTTACAAAAAATAGCCTTGGTAAATTCAGTATCTCGAAGACTTACATCTCACATGATAACATTAGAAGAGGCTTATGACGAGTTAAAGTCGATACAAAAAACAAATTATTTTTTACCAACTTATTTACAAGTTATAGCAGCGGCTTTAGCAAGTGGCTGTTTCCTTATTATGTTTCAGGGAGAGTGGTCAGATTTTCCTATAGCTTGTTTAGCAGGTGGGTTAGGCTTCCTTATGCTTATTATTACGAACCATTTAACAAAGGTAAAATTTTTCTCAGAATTTACAGCCTCTCTTGTGATTGGCTTGATTGCTTTCTTTGCGGAAAAATACGGCTATAGCACAGAGATTGATAAAATTATTATTAGTTCTGTGATGCCTCTTGTACCAGGTATTTTAATTACAAATGCAGTGCGTGATTTAATGGCAGGTCATTTTATGTCAGGGATGGCAAAGGGAGCAGAGGCATTTTTAACAGCCTTTGCAATCGGTGCAGCCATTGCTGTTACGCTAGGATTTTAG
- a CDS encoding threonine/serine exporter family protein: MDIMTQIIVSFFATAGIAIIFNVPRKTLLHCGLVGVIGWIIYYVLTERGMDIVNASFFGSFVIAIVAHLYARRFKIPMIIFIVGGIIPLVPGGMAYNAMRNVVEDDYLQGLQYGLKAFLITGAIVMGLVFAEVFTQLIVRSIRLSKAKLQGVYKK; the protein is encoded by the coding sequence ATGGATATTATGACACAAATCATTGTTAGCTTCTTTGCAACTGCCGGCATTGCGATTATTTTTAATGTACCTCGAAAAACATTACTTCATTGTGGGCTTGTTGGCGTGATTGGCTGGATTATTTATTATGTTTTAACAGAGCGAGGAATGGATATTGTAAATGCTTCTTTCTTCGGTTCATTTGTCATTGCTATTGTGGCGCATTTATATGCTCGCCGTTTTAAAATACCAATGATTATTTTTATAGTAGGTGGCATTATTCCATTAGTGCCAGGGGGTATGGCTTATAATGCTATGCGTAATGTTGTAGAGGATGATTATCTACAAGGCTTACAATATGGCTTAAAGGCATTTTTGATTACAGGTGCCATTGTGATGGGGCTTGTTTTTGCGGAGGTATTTACACAGCTTATTGTTCGTTCTATCCGCCTCAGCAAAGCAAAACTACAGGGTGTTTATAAAAAATAA